CTGGAGTCCGACGTGCTCGAACCGCTGCGGCACGGTTCGCTGTTCCTGGTGGGCGACGCCGCCGGCCTCATCAGCCCGTCCGCGGCGAAGGGCGCCAACCTCGCGGTCCTGGAGGCGTCGATCCTCGCCGGCGCCCTGGTCGACGCCCTCGTCCGCGACGACTCCGAGGGCCTCGACGCCTACTCGGCGCGGTGTCTGTCGTACATCTGGCGTGCGCAGGAGTTCTCGCACTGGATGATCGGGCTGCTGCACGGCCCGTCCGGCTCCGACGGCACGGCGTCGTTCCACAACTCGCTGCGGCGCTCCCGCATCACTTCGCTGCGTACCTCGCGCAGCCGGCAGGACTGGTTCGCCGAGCACTACGTCGGCGTCTGAGGTCCGGCCCGGTCTCCGGCCCGGTCCTTCACCCTTCTCACTTCTCTCTCCACCCCTGCGTCATCCGCACACCCGAATGAGGATCCCCGCAATGATCACGACGTTGTCGGGCGACACGTCCCGCCTGCTCGCGACGGTCGACTTCGTCAAGGAGCAGGACACCGCCACGCTGCTCCCGCTGCTGCTGCCCGGACTCGACGGTCCGGAGCTGCACACGCTCGTGGAGCACTGCCGCTTCTCCCATGCCGCGCTGCTCGTCCTCCCGTCGGACGAGGCGGAGTTGGACGCCATGCTCGCCGACTGCGGGCTTGTCGCGACCCTGCCGGCGCAGCCGAGCGTCGTCGTACGCGGACGGCTGGCCGTGCGTCATCGGCGGCGGGCCGACGAGCTGGACGTCCGTATCCTGCGCCCCGCCGTGGCCGGCGCGGACGGGGCGCAGCGCATGGTCGAGGTGTTCGCGCTGACCGTGCCACCGGGGTCGGGACTGGACTCGATCGCCGCGCACGAGCGGGAGCATCAGCACGAGGCGCACGTCGCCTTCGAGGTGCCGGTGCCCGACCCGCTGGTGCTGCGTGGTCTGTGCGCGACCTTCGCCCGGTACGGGGCCCGCCCGGACGGCGGCGGCTACAACCCGCACGAGAACGGCACGGTCTTCTACTTCGCGGCACCCGACGAGGCCAAGGCCGGTTACCGGCGCGTGGAGTTGTACGTCCCCGGCGACCACCGCGACGTACTCGCCGGCCACCTCGACGAGCATCGGGCACGGCAACCCGCCGAAACGCTCCTTCGCCTGCTGACCGGGGCGTGGACGACGCAGGCGCTGGCCGCGTTCGCGCAGCTGCGGGTGCCCGACGCCATGGACCGCGAGCGCGGGATCGGCGTCGAGGACCTGGCGCGGGAGGTCGGCGCGAAGCCGCGGAATCTGGCGACCCTGCTGCGTTATCTCGTGATGCTGGGCGCGGTGGCGGAGGGCCGCGACGGGTTCCGGCTCACCGCGTCGGGCGCACTGCTGCGCACGGACGCCCCGGGGTCGATGCGGGCGCTGGCGCTGATGTACGGCGGCCCGTTCTACCAGTCCTTCGCGGGGCTCGGGCACACCGTGCGCACGGGGCAGGTCGCCTTCGAGCACCTCTTCGGCGAGAACCACTTCGACCACTTCGCCCGCGACCCCCGACTCGCTGAACTCTTCGACCGGTCCATGGCCGCCGGGTCCGCCATGTTCGACCCGGTCCCCACGCACCCGGTGCTCACCGCGGCGGCCGAGGCACCCGGCGGGGCCACCGTGGTCGACGTCGCCGGCGGCAACGGGGAACTCCTCGGCCGTATCCTCGCCGCGCACCCGCACCTGAACGGGATCCTGCTGGAGCGCCCGCACGCGGTCGAGGCCGCCCGCCACCGGCTGGAGGAGGCCGGCCACGGCACGCGATGCGCCTTCCTGGCCGGTGACTTCGCGGACGTACCCGCGGGCGGTGACGTCTACGTCCTCTCGCGCATCCTGCACGACTGGGACGACGAACGCTGCCGCGAGATCCTGCGCCACTGCGCCCGCGCGATGCCCGGCCACGCCGATCTGCTCGTCGTCGAGCGAGTGCTGCCCTCGGACGGCTCGGTCTCGCTGGCCACCGCCTGGGACCTGCACATGATGTGCAACGTCGGCGGGCGCGAACGGCGGGCCGACCACTACGGCCAGCTGTTCGCCGACGCCGGTCTCGCCCTGGTGGACCGGGCGCCGCTGCCGCTCGACGGCCATGTGCTGCACGTCAGAAAGGCGGCGCCGGCGCCGGCCTGACCCGAGCGGCGAAGGCGGAGGGACACGGACACCGGTGCGCGGCAGGTGCCCCTCCGTCTCCGGGGCGGCAGGCCCTACGCTGATCCCCGTGAGGCAGGCAGGCGCTGGGAAGGATGATCGGCGATGACGCCCCTGAGCACCGGGGACCCGGAGTCCATAGGCGGGTACACCCTGCTCGGCCGACTCGGGGCGGGCGGCATGGGTGTCGTCTATCTGGGAGTCTCCGCATCGGGGCGGCAGGTCGCGGTCAAGCTGGTACGCGAGTCGTATGCCCAGGAGGAGGAGTTCCGGACGCGCTTCCGGCAGGAGATCGCCGCGGCGCGCAGAGTGAGCGGCGCGTTCACCGCGCCCGTCGTGGACGCCGATCCGGACGCCGACCGGCCGTGGATGGCGACGCTGTACGTGCCGGGACCCACCCTCGCCGAAGTCGTCGAGAAGGACGGCCCGCTGAACCTGCGGGAACTGCGCACGCTGGGGCTGGGCCTCGCCGAGGCGCTGCGCGACATCCACCGGGCGGGCCTGGTGCACCGGGACCTCAAGCCGGGCAATGTCCTGATGACCGAGGACGGGCCCCGCGTCATCGACTTCGGCATATCCCGGGCCTCCGACAACCAGAGCCTCACCGTGACCGGGCGCATCATCGGCACCCCGCCTTTCATGTCGCCGGAACAGCTGGCCTCCCCGCGCGAGGTCACCCCGACCTCGGACGTGTTCTCGCTGGGGTCGCTGCTGGTGTTCGCGGCCGTCGGCACGGGGCCGTTCGACGCCGACAGCCCCTATATGACCGGTTATCAGGTCCTGCACGAGCCCCCGGACCTCGACGGGGTGCCAGAACCGCTCCTCGCCGTCGTCGGGCGCTGCCTCGACAAGGACCCGTCCGCCCGGCCCGAACTCGTGGACCTGCACCGCAGTCTCCAGACGCTGCCGCAGTCCGACGCCACCGCGCCCCCGAGGACCAGGGAGCCCGCGAAACCCCGTCCCGGCCCCGCCCCTTGGGGCACTGCCACCGCCGCAGGTGACACCCCGACCCGCACCGGCAGGCCGCGCCGCCCCCGGATGCTGCTCGCCGCCCTAGGCACGGCGCTGGCCGTCACGGGCCTGGTCGCGGGGATGGCTGCCTACATGTCGGGCGGGGACACGACCACCAACGTCTCCGACTCCGCGACCCCCGCCCGCACCGCGTCACTGCCCGACGGCTGGCGACCGTGGCACAAGGCCCTGCGGTACGACGTGCGGGGCATCCCCCTCGACTACCAGAGCCCCGGATGCGTGGCGGCGGGGACCGCCCTGTTCTGCGGCGGAACCGGCGTCACGGTCGCCCGGGTCGACGCCGCCTCGGGCCGCACCGTGTGGCGGGCCGGCGACCGCCCGCAGGGGGTGCGGCCGATCGGCGTCCGCGACGGGCTGGTCTACGTGTACGAGGACCCGGACGACGCGACCAGGCGTGTGGTGGCCCTCGACGCCGGTACCGGGCAACGGCGTTGGCAGCGCGACATCAGCAAGTCCGAGGACGCGCTCCTGTACGACGGCGGACTGCTGACCCTGTCCCCCGACGCCTCGCGGTTCGTCGCGTACGGGCGGGGCGGCAAGGAGCTGTGGCAGGCGCCCTCGCTGGACGAGTACTGCACCCCGAAGGTGCTGGGCGGCGCCCCGTACGCCCTGTGCTCGGCCGGCCGCGAGCCCGGCCAGGCCCCCGCCGACCTGATGAAGCTCGAACCGGGCAGCCTGTCGGAGACCGCCACCCTGCCCCGGAAGGCGGAGGCGCTCGGCGCGCTCGGCGGGCACCCCTTGTTCCTCGCGCCCCAGACCGCGAAGGACGTCTACGAGGCCGGATACGAGCGGCCGTACAACGCGCTGCTGCGCGTGGACCCGAAGACCGGGCAGGTCAGGCGGACATCGCTGGCACGTCCGCTGACCGGCGCGGCCACGCTGGTCGACGGCGTCGTCTACTTCGTACGCTCCAACGGGTCGGTCACCGCGGTGTCGGCGGACAGCGGGAAACAGCTCTGGCAGAAGGCCACGGAAACGGAGAGCCTGTCCGCGCCCGCGGTGTCGGCGCGATACGAACGCGTCTATTTCTCCAACCGCTTCGGCCGTCTGCTGGCCCTCGACAGCCGCACCGGAGCGGAGGTGTGGCGCACCGCCGCCCTGGACGACCCCGGCGACAAGGCCCAGAACACCCCGCCGCGCGTACTGCTCGTGAAGGACGCGATCGTGGCTACGGCCGGCGACACGGTGTTCTCCCGGGGGCCGGACGGGGACGACTGACCAGGGTCGGACGGTCCGCGTCCACCCGGCAGGGCAGCTCGACCCAGACGGTCTTGCCCCCGTCCTCGGTCCGTTCGGTGAGCACGACCCCGTTCAGCTCCTCCAGCAGGGCGTGCACGATCCTCAGGCCGCGGCCGTGGGTGGCCTCGGTGTCGCTGTCGCCGGGGGCGGGGCACTCGGGATGCCCGTCGTGCACTCCCATGCGGATCCAGGCGCCGTCGCACAGTTCCAGTACGACACCGATGTGCACGGTGGCCGCCGACGCGTGGAGCACGACGTTGGTCAGCAGCTCCGAGGCGATCAGCCGTAGCGCGTGGACGGCCTCGCTGCCGGTCGGGACCCCCCAGCCGTTGAGGATGTCCAGGACGGCTCGGCGCGCGAGAGGGACCTGCTCGGGCTGCGCGGGGATGTGCAGGGACCGGGTGTTCCGGCGCTGAGCGTTCATGGTGTCCGGTCTCCTCGTGCGGTTCCGGTTCAGGCGCCTCGCGGCGTTTACAGAACGCTAGGAGTGCCGTGCCCGCCGCCGACGACAGTTGTCGCGGGGGCGGTAAGTCTCGGGGCGCTCAGTGGAACAGTGCGGTGAGCAGGTCCTCGCCGATGCTGCGTACGCGTTCCAGATGCAGCTGGTAGTAGGCCCGCCTGCCGTCGCGCTCGACCGTGACGAGGCCGGCCTCGCGCAGCCTGGCCAGATGGCGGGAGACCTGCGGCAGGGTCATGCCGCTGCGGTCCGCCAGTGCCGAGGGGGTGAGGGGTTCCCGGGCGATGGCCCGTGCGATCCGCTGGCGTCCCGGGTCCCGCATGGCCTCGAGACGTCGGTGCACCACCGCGTAGCCGGGCTGGTCGTCGCCGTCCGGCACCAGGGGGTAGTGGACGACCGCAGCCAGCCCCGGTTCGTGCTTGACCAGCAGGTGGGGGCGGCCGAAGGCGGACGGTACGACCAGCACCGGGGTGGTGGCGACGTTCACGATTCCGTGGTGGAACTTGTCGAAGACCACGCGCGGCGGTTCGTCCCGGTACGACGCCGTGGAATCCAGGTCCGCCAGCGTTCTGCCGGGACCGCAGTGCTCCAGGGAGTCCCGCAGCCGCGGCAGCTGCCCGGCGATCATGCGGGCCGCCCTGGCGAGGTCCGGTTCCAGGGCCCGGGCCGCCTGGGCCAGCAGGTCGAGGAGGTCGGCGCGCAGGGGTTCCGGGGCGGCGAGGAGCCTGCGGGCCAGTTCGGCGCGGGCGGTGGAGCGCTGCTCGGCCGCCGTCAGCAGGCCCTCGCGCTGCTCGCGGTCGTCCAGCACCCGGTCCAGCGGGGCGCCCGAGTTGCCGCCTCGGATCGCGTATCCGGTGAGTTCGACGAAGAGCGGCAGCGGCAGCTCCGCCAGGTCGGTGAGCTCGGCGTCGAGCGGCCTATCCCCCGAGGCGCTCAGCGGGAACAGGTACCGCGCCCGGTAGGAGGCCCACAGCGGCGCCCAGTCCCTGATGCGCCGCCTCAGACGGGGGGTGAGAGTGGAGGTGGACGCCCCGTCGCGCGTGGATCCGTCACCGTCGGGGCCATCCGCGTCGAGCCCGCGGACCCAGCGGAGCGCACGCGGATGATGCTCGGCCTCCGTATAGGCGTGGAGCGCCGCGCCCAGCTCGGCGAGCGGCGAAGCACCCGCGGACACGCAGGAGGGGGAGGCCCCGGCGAGCGAAAGGACGACGCTCATGGCCACCTCCGGCACGCCGGGAATGTCGCTTACCGCGACCGCGACAACCATTGTAGGTACGGCCTCCGGTCAGCTCTACGGTTCCGACAACCCGACCGAGCCCGACCCCGGAGTCGCCATGAATCAGCCCGTCCCCGCCGATCTCCGCGCCGCCGTACATGATCGCCGCTCGCTGCTGGAGCAGCTCAGCCTCGATCTGCACGGGACGCCGGAGACCCGGTTCGAGGAGCACTACGCCGTCGAGCAGCTGGTCGGGCGGCTCGCCGCCGCGGGCTTCGAGGTGAACAAGGGCGTGGCCGGCCTGCCGACCGCCTTCACGGCCACCCACCAGGGCCCGGTCGACGGTCCGACGGTCGCGGTGCTGCTGGAGTACGACGCGCTGCCCGGCATCGGCCATGCGTGCGGGCACAACCTCATCGCGGCCGGCGGACTGACCGCCGCCGTCGCCGCGGCCGCCGTACGGCCCGGTCACCCCGGCAGGCTGATGGTGATCGGCACGCCCGGCGAGGAGGGCGGCGGCGGCAAGATCCTCATGCTGGACCGCGGCGTGTTCGAAGACGTGGACGCGGCGGTGATGTTCCATCCCGGCGACCGCAGTCTGATGGCCCGGCACGCACTGGCCGTCAGCCATCTGCGGCTCACCTTCCACGGTGTGGCCGCGCATGCCGCCAAGATGCCCTGGGACGGCCGCTCCGCCGCCGCGGGCGCCCAGCTGTTCCTCACGGCGGTCGACTCGCTGCGCCAGTTCATGCCGCCGAGCGCCCGAGTGCACGGGATCATCGCGCACGGCGGTCACGCCCCCAACGTCGTGCCCGACCGCACCGAGGTGGACCTCTTCGTACGCGAGGCGACCACCGCCGCCCTGGACGCGCTGGTGCCCCGGGTCCTCGCCGCCGCCGACGGAGCGGCGC
The DNA window shown above is from Streptomyces chartreusis and carries:
- a CDS encoding methyltransferase; this translates as MITTLSGDTSRLLATVDFVKEQDTATLLPLLLPGLDGPELHTLVEHCRFSHAALLVLPSDEAELDAMLADCGLVATLPAQPSVVVRGRLAVRHRRRADELDVRILRPAVAGADGAQRMVEVFALTVPPGSGLDSIAAHEREHQHEAHVAFEVPVPDPLVLRGLCATFARYGARPDGGGYNPHENGTVFYFAAPDEAKAGYRRVELYVPGDHRDVLAGHLDEHRARQPAETLLRLLTGAWTTQALAAFAQLRVPDAMDRERGIGVEDLAREVGAKPRNLATLLRYLVMLGAVAEGRDGFRLTASGALLRTDAPGSMRALALMYGGPFYQSFAGLGHTVRTGQVAFEHLFGENHFDHFARDPRLAELFDRSMAAGSAMFDPVPTHPVLTAAAEAPGGATVVDVAGGNGELLGRILAAHPHLNGILLERPHAVEAARHRLEEAGHGTRCAFLAGDFADVPAGGDVYVLSRILHDWDDERCREILRHCARAMPGHADLLVVERVLPSDGSVSLATAWDLHMMCNVGGRERRADHYGQLFADAGLALVDRAPLPLDGHVLHVRKAAPAPA
- a CDS encoding protein kinase domain-containing protein, which translates into the protein MTPLSTGDPESIGGYTLLGRLGAGGMGVVYLGVSASGRQVAVKLVRESYAQEEEFRTRFRQEIAAARRVSGAFTAPVVDADPDADRPWMATLYVPGPTLAEVVEKDGPLNLRELRTLGLGLAEALRDIHRAGLVHRDLKPGNVLMTEDGPRVIDFGISRASDNQSLTVTGRIIGTPPFMSPEQLASPREVTPTSDVFSLGSLLVFAAVGTGPFDADSPYMTGYQVLHEPPDLDGVPEPLLAVVGRCLDKDPSARPELVDLHRSLQTLPQSDATAPPRTREPAKPRPGPAPWGTATAAGDTPTRTGRPRRPRMLLAALGTALAVTGLVAGMAAYMSGGDTTTNVSDSATPARTASLPDGWRPWHKALRYDVRGIPLDYQSPGCVAAGTALFCGGTGVTVARVDAASGRTVWRAGDRPQGVRPIGVRDGLVYVYEDPDDATRRVVALDAGTGQRRWQRDISKSEDALLYDGGLLTLSPDASRFVAYGRGGKELWQAPSLDEYCTPKVLGGAPYALCSAGREPGQAPADLMKLEPGSLSETATLPRKAEALGALGGHPLFLAPQTAKDVYEAGYERPYNALLRVDPKTGQVRRTSLARPLTGAATLVDGVVYFVRSNGSVTAVSADSGKQLWQKATETESLSAPAVSARYERVYFSNRFGRLLALDSRTGAEVWRTAALDDPGDKAQNTPPRVLLVKDAIVATAGDTVFSRGPDGDD
- a CDS encoding ATP-binding protein, with amino-acid sequence MNAQRRNTRSLHIPAQPEQVPLARRAVLDILNGWGVPTGSEAVHALRLIASELLTNVVLHASAATVHIGVVLELCDGAWIRMGVHDGHPECPAPGDSDTEATHGRGLRIVHALLEELNGVVLTERTEDGGKTVWVELPCRVDADRPTLVSRPRPAPGRTPCRRP
- a CDS encoding ArsR/SmtB family transcription factor, whose protein sequence is MSVVLSLAGASPSCVSAGASPLAELGAALHAYTEAEHHPRALRWVRGLDADGPDGDGSTRDGASTSTLTPRLRRRIRDWAPLWASYRARYLFPLSASGDRPLDAELTDLAELPLPLFVELTGYAIRGGNSGAPLDRVLDDREQREGLLTAAEQRSTARAELARRLLAAPEPLRADLLDLLAQAARALEPDLARAARMIAGQLPRLRDSLEHCGPGRTLADLDSTASYRDEPPRVVFDKFHHGIVNVATTPVLVVPSAFGRPHLLVKHEPGLAAVVHYPLVPDGDDQPGYAVVHRRLEAMRDPGRQRIARAIAREPLTPSALADRSGMTLPQVSRHLARLREAGLVTVERDGRRAYYQLHLERVRSIGEDLLTALFH
- a CDS encoding amidohydrolase; its protein translation is MNQPVPADLRAAVHDRRSLLEQLSLDLHGTPETRFEEHYAVEQLVGRLAAAGFEVNKGVAGLPTAFTATHQGPVDGPTVAVLLEYDALPGIGHACGHNLIAAGGLTAAVAAAAVRPGHPGRLMVIGTPGEEGGGGKILMLDRGVFEDVDAAVMFHPGDRSLMARHALAVSHLRLTFHGVAAHAAKMPWDGRSAAAGAQLFLTAVDSLRQFMPPSARVHGIIAHGGHAPNVVPDRTEVDLFVREATTAALDALVPRVLAAADGAALATGTTVETEETAPRYAERNDNRVMGDRIAAYTADLGLELEPPSRENPAGSSDIGNVSIRLPSIHPYVQICPRDTPSHSVRMREAARSPRAHEAATTMATAMAALVLDLLGDPEFLSAVRAEFLASAPCSTAGQEPS